From the Fibrobacter sp. UWB4 genome, one window contains:
- a CDS encoding GDSL-type esterase/lipase family protein, producing MKKKLAVIAAILGIVSMGSMVSAKDMEITPGYYDVDFTKYDFIDTSLNTIQFPQGSASFEPFFKKLDTLVFENRGKVRILHIGGSHLQADVISGRIREHLVKEYPGASAGRGFVFPYSAARTNTPASYASYYKGIWDKNKNVQHEITKPLGLLGIAVSTRDPRAEITLLLDKYNTEPIWGETSFRVFGYSDSNDVEPVLRIDSMDVFGTFDASSQSYVFTSPRPIDTIQIAFRWADTTKQAEVAAFITDSLFKDSVARADSLARVADSLRMDSLGITPPASSSQQMAQAVAADSMFQGDCEDVLDTNCLNRDEDMQAALDSVAADTVPPRPHFTLTGILAENNAPGITYTNVGINGAKVANYFEEICPLFEKEMSYYKPDLVIFAIGINDANVEVFNDKQFREEYDKLIKRIRKVSPKTAFIFETNNDSYRKVRKKKYVQHPNGEVARKAFFMLADKHKAGVWDKFSIMGGLGSMAKWEKADLAKKDKVHFKTAGYHLLGDMFYKALMQAYFDHIANLPAEAPVVAQAKPVQAKPAPAPTTIPAASSVAPKTQAPSAKTASSTAPATATAPANAKAAAAIQAKVAAPAPTATSAKTAAPAKPETTAQTEVPAKQPVAKTVAPPQMPKIAAAAHKDVPMPEVVKQTAQPTQPKIQVPLKPIPQAAEKPTAPAPSTTDSK from the coding sequence GTGAAGAAAAAGCTTGCCGTCATTGCTGCCATTCTTGGCATCGTTAGCATGGGATCCATGGTTTCTGCCAAGGACATGGAAATCACCCCGGGCTATTATGACGTTGACTTTACGAAATACGATTTTATCGATACATCCTTGAATACCATCCAGTTTCCGCAAGGGAGCGCGAGTTTCGAGCCGTTCTTCAAGAAGCTCGACACGCTCGTTTTCGAGAACAGGGGCAAGGTGCGCATCCTCCACATTGGCGGTTCGCACTTGCAGGCAGACGTTATCTCGGGCCGTATCCGCGAGCACCTGGTGAAGGAATACCCGGGTGCATCAGCTGGTCGCGGTTTCGTATTCCCGTATTCGGCAGCAAGGACAAACACCCCTGCAAGTTACGCTAGCTATTATAAGGGCATCTGGGACAAGAACAAGAACGTCCAGCACGAAATCACAAAACCGCTCGGACTCCTTGGCATTGCGGTAAGCACCCGCGACCCGCGCGCCGAAATTACGCTCCTTTTGGACAAGTACAACACCGAACCGATTTGGGGCGAAACAAGCTTTAGAGTTTTCGGCTATAGCGACAGCAATGACGTGGAACCAGTGCTCCGCATCGATTCGATGGATGTTTTTGGAACGTTCGACGCCTCAAGCCAGAGCTACGTTTTCACTAGCCCGCGTCCAATTGACACGATCCAGATTGCGTTCCGCTGGGCAGACACGACCAAGCAAGCCGAAGTCGCCGCGTTCATCACGGACTCGCTATTCAAGGATTCTGTAGCCCGCGCAGACTCGCTCGCCCGCGTCGCCGATTCACTCCGCATGGATTCGCTCGGCATCACGCCTCCGGCAAGTTCTTCACAGCAAATGGCACAGGCCGTTGCCGCAGACTCGATGTTCCAGGGCGACTGCGAAGACGTTCTCGACACGAACTGCCTGAACCGCGACGAAGACATGCAAGCCGCACTAGATTCCGTTGCCGCAGATACGGTTCCGCCTCGCCCGCACTTTACGCTCACAGGCATCCTGGCAGAGAACAACGCGCCCGGCATCACGTACACGAATGTCGGAATCAACGGCGCCAAGGTCGCAAACTACTTCGAAGAAATTTGTCCGCTATTTGAAAAGGAAATGTCCTACTACAAGCCGGACCTCGTCATTTTTGCCATCGGCATCAACGATGCAAACGTAGAAGTCTTTAACGACAAGCAATTCCGCGAAGAATACGACAAACTCATCAAGCGCATCCGCAAGGTCAGCCCCAAGACGGCGTTCATTTTCGAGACTAACAACGATTCCTATCGCAAAGTCCGCAAGAAAAAATACGTGCAGCACCCGAACGGCGAAGTCGCTCGCAAAGCTTTCTTTATGCTCGCTGACAAGCACAAGGCTGGCGTCTGGGACAAGTTCTCCATCATGGGCGGGCTTGGCTCCATGGCCAAGTGGGAAAAGGCGGACCTCGCCAAGAAAGACAAGGTCCACTTCAAGACCGCCGGTTACCATCTGCTAGGAGACATGTTCTACAAGGCGTTGATGCAGGCCTACTTCGACCACATTGCAAACCTCCCCGCAGAAGCTCCGGTCGTAGCCCAGGCAAAACCCGTTCAAGCAAAGCCCGCTCCGGCACCAACCACAATTCCTGCCGCATCAAGCGTTGCCCCCAAGACGCAAGCGCCATCGGCCAAGACAGCATCAAGCACAGCTCCGGCCACAGCAACAGCCCCTGCAAACGCAAAGGCCGCAGCCGCCATCCAAGCTAAAGTCGCAGCCCCCGCACCTACAGCAACTTCCGCAAAGACAGCCGCTCCGGCCAAACCAGAAACAACAGCCCAAACGGAAGTTCCCGCAAAACAGCCTGTTGCAAAAACGGTCGCCCCACCGCAAATGCCAAAGATTGCAGCCGCAGCCCATAAAGATGTCCCGATGCCTGAAGTCGTAAAGCAAACAGCACAACCCACACAGCCCAAAATTCAGGTTCCGCTAAAGCCGATTCCACAAGCCGCAGAAAAGCCTACAGCACCAGCACCCAGCACGACGGACTCCAAATAA